The sequence below is a genomic window from Nicotiana tomentosiformis chromosome 6, ASM39032v3, whole genome shotgun sequence.
ggatGCACGCGCTTTCTAttactttcttgatgggtattcgggctacaaccaaatccttattgctctggaggatcaagagaaaacaacctttacatgtacCTAtagtactttcgccttcaagcaaatgccatttggtttgtgcaatgcaccaacgactttttaaaggtgtatgatggctatcttcacggataTAGTTGAGGACTACCtcgaagttttcatggatgacttctcggtggttggagattcttttgatgactGTCTTGCAAATTTAAATAAAGTGTTGACAAGatatgaagaaacaaatttggtgctcaattgggagaagtgtcatttcatagtcaaggaaggcattgtccttggccacaaaatctcaaagaatggaattgaagttgacaaggcaaagattgaggtgatttctaaacttccacctccatcttcggtgaagggtgtgtggAGTTTCTTAGGACACGCAAGGTTTTACCagcgtttcatcaaagatttctctaaggtggtgaacccgttgtgcaagcttcttgagaaggatgctaagttcaacttcgATGATGATTGCATGCGAGCTTTTGAATTGtttaagttcaagttgacaactattcccatcatcaccgctccaaattggagtgtcccttttgaactcatgtgtgatgtaagtgacgtagcggttggggctattttggggcaatgcatcaacatgatttttcacccggtctactatgctagtaagatcaTGAATAGTGTCCAACTCAACGACACCGTTACGGAGAAAGTGCTCAtttccattgtgtttgcaattgagaagtttcgcacGTACATGATGGGTGCAAATATCATTGTCCACATAGATCATACAACACTTCGGTAtattatgagcaagaaagattccaaagctcggttgatgagatgggtgcttttgttgcaagagtttgatattgacgtccaagatagaaaagggagtgaaaaccaagtggcggaccacttgtctcgtttggagaagaaggggaggccacatgatgtgAAATTAATGACTTCTTCCCTGATGAGaaatcttggctatttcaatgaaagaggtgccatggttagcggatctagcaaatttccttgttTGTGGAATCATcccagatgagttctcttcaaaccaaaggaagaagttcAAATGGGATTACCAAgaatattattgggatgaaccataccttttctagATTTGTATGAAAGGGATgtttagaagatgtgtaccggaagaagagcaaggtaaaATTTTTGGGGGTTGTCATTCTTCGctatatggtggtcatcatgatggagcaagaacggcggccaaagtgctaagttgtggtttctattggcccactctttacaaagattatagtgagctagtgaaaagatgcgatgaatgtcAATGGGCCAGTGGAATcttaaagaaaaatgaaatgcctctcactaccattttggagattgatatttttgatgtgtggggtattcaCTTCATGGGTACTGTTGTGAGTTCTTgtagaaacacctacatcttggtcgcggttgattatgtgtccaaatgggttgaggtcgttgATCTACCTAACAATGAGGTGAGAAGTGTGGTGGTGTTCttaaagaagaatattttcacaaggtttggtactctgcgggctattataagcgatgggggtcatATTTTTGTAACacggctttcgacactttacttagcaagtatggtgttactcataaagttacgagtccctatcatccacaagctagcggtcaagtggaagtctctaaacgggagataaagagtattttgtccaaaacggtgaatgctaatcggacggattggtccaaaaAGCTTGATGAttcattatgggcttatcgaacgacttacaaaatacctatcggaatgtctccataccggttggtgttaagaaaagcttgtcatcttacgatggaacttgagcacaaagacATGcaggctctaaagaagttgaattttgattgggatgtagccgctaacttgagggttgcacatttgaatgaattagatgagttcCGATATCATACGTATggaagttcgtccttgtacaaagaaaagatgaaatgtcttcatgacaaatacatttggaacaaagagttcaaggtgggcattcttgtgttgttgtttaactcaaggttgagaatgttttccgggaagttaaagtctaaatggagtggttcttttgaaattgtgggtatgacaccttttggtgcattggacttggaGAACAAAAACAAGGATGGTCATCGGGTGAaacactatttgggaaaagttggagatagccacgtcgtAGTGGTCATTCATTTCAAATAATGGTATTCTGCAttgtgtcgcgacgttaaatcaggcgcttcttgggaggcaacccatgttcctttttcttttgtagttagtcgttatttttgtgctaacatGTTTTGAAGTGTACTACAGGGATGAGGGTGACTTACAGGAATTGTGGACAGAATTCTGGCTTAGTGTTGCAAGAATTACAGACCGCAGTTGAtttgtgcggactgcacatttATGGTTGTTGCAACAAAAGTGTACTACGGCTGCATAGTTagcttgcggaccgcacaaataggAGGTGAAAAATATCAATTCTCTCAAGTTTGGTGTATCATAGAAAAGGTcaatttgcggccgcacataaACTTTTGCGGGTCGCAGACTAGATGTCGACTTAAGCTCactaggtaacagagtgcggaccgcacatgaaattgtatGGCTGCACTCGCCCCTCCTTCCCTTAGAAAaccaagtagtataaatagagaGATAACGGCAACTGTTACGTTTTTTCCCTCTCTTAGCACAAACAGAGTAATCTCTTGAAATTACTTGGTGAATCTGTCTATACACACATACAAAATTTTTTATCAGTCATTCCTCACACTCattcatctggtatgcttcaatttcttgttaatcgttttcttttaatttgtagatttttagtcatttttaggccatttgtcaatagaattcaattgtacattcatgtgggggtaaatctgtAGTGGGTTAACTAATACATGCTCTATGGGGACTAGGTCAACAGATTTTCAAGCCTCTATGTTTTTTCCATGTCAAAATTTGCAcaaaattgcaaaacctagatAGACATACTGGACCTTTCGTAGTTATTTTGAATTCTGCGGACGCACCtaaaattgtgcgatccgcagaagTTGATCTAGGGAAACATTAGTTAGGAAGGGGTCTATGGCCGAAGGTAAAaggtgcggaccacagaattcccattgcggccgcagaacagccCTTTTACTGTCATTAGAGAGTCTACAAAATTGTGACTCAAATGTGCGACCGTAtgtctaattgtgcggaccgcagaaatcatgTTGCGGACGCACAAcagccaattctctgtcatcatAGAGTTGGCATATTTTGGACTTCTGAGTTGTGGCCGCAAGTGAAATTGTGTGGATCGCACTTCACTTTTTGCGGCCGCAagacaaaattatgcggtccgcaaggccTTATCTGTAGCTGCAAgaaaattatgcggaccgtagATCCTTATCCTGCAAGCATGATTAAACTGTGACCCCTACTGTGTTCTTGGTGTATACTTTCATATCTCCATGTTTGACTAaacattgaattgcaactaacaatcgctTATGCTTGATACAGATAATGGTTCGATATAGAGGCACAAGTGACACttctaaagggaggggtgaaccttctaggGGTTGAGGAAAGAGTGCCTTACCCCTCGGCCAACAAAggacaataataaataaagctaCATCCGGTAGAGGGAGAGGTGGAGATATCTCTGAGATGAGCtcttatgtcccgtctagggaagtatcagagggcaactcagacTCTGTTCAAGAGCAGTCAGCTGTACAGTCAAGGCCATCAGGAAGATATCAACTCAGGGATGAGTCGtcctcatctcatagcacttccgagggtttggaaagtgctagtcaggcttctgagccatccACTACACCTGTCCCCGAGGCACAACATACATCAGTTCAGaacatccccgatgatggcaggGGGGGAGATGCTATAACTGTCGGCCTTGAAagttcgaagaagaaagaggtctgggaggaTCGTTTTGTCTGCTTGGCTGCCTTCATTAGCTTTCGTACTTGGTGGTCAGTGATGTCGCGTACTCTTGAGCGACAAGTTCAGTTGAAAGATCTGGAGAAGTACAACCTAGCAGTGTTGAGACAGTTCAGGGCACACAAAGGGTgaatgtggttcacccagagtgtgGTGGATGCCAAAGAGTACCTTGTCCGTGAATTCTATGACAATGTGCCGCATATCAAAAAAGGGACAAAGGTCACCAAAGTGCATAACCTCAAAGTGAGATTTGATTAGCATACACTCAACACATACTTGGGTTATGAAGATGTTGAGCCAAAGGAATATTTGGAGAAGCTTGAGATGGCAGATGCAGCCCGGCCTTGGTTAGAAGATATTCTAGCagcaccagggccaccaccaccatggattaccgCTGGGGTTCCTATCCACAAGAGCACACTGAGTTTCTAGGtgaaggggtggcaaacctttgtctgcagcAGACTGGACCCAAGCCAAAATGAGACTTACCTTCCGATTCCTCGGGCAGTTCTGGTTGCTTCTATTATGGCca
It includes:
- the LOC138894410 gene encoding uncharacterized protein, giving the protein MVVTNDKNELIPTRTAIGWRMCMDYRKLNKVARREHFPLPFLDQMLDRLDARAFYYFLDGYSGYNQILIALEDQEKTTFTCTYSTFAFKQMPFVDKAKIEVISKLPPPSSVKGVWSFLGHARFYQRFIKDFSKVVNPLCKLLEKDAKFNFDDDCMRAFELFKFKLTTIPIITAPNWSVPFELMCDICMKGMFRRCVPEEEQGKIFGGCHSSLYGGHHDGARTAAKVLSCGFYWPTLYKDYSELVKRCDECQWASGILKKNEMPLTTILEIDIFDVWGIHFMGTVVSSCRNTYILVAVDYVSKWVEVVDLPNNEALKKLNFDWDVAANLRVAHLNELDEFRYHTYGSSSLYKEKMKCLHDKYIWNKEFKIMVRYRGTSDTSKGRGEPSRG